A region of Firmicutes bacterium HGW-Firmicutes-1 DNA encodes the following proteins:
- a CDS encoding PemK family transcriptional regulator: MVIKRGDIYYADLRPVVGSEQGGIRPVLIVQNDIGNRYSPTVICAAITSQINKAKLPTHVELAAIRYDLVKDSVILLEQVRTIDKKRLKEKVCHLEDEVMEKVNKGLVISFGVNT; encoded by the coding sequence GTGGTAATAAAGCGTGGAGATATTTATTACGCTGATTTAAGACCTGTAGTAGGGTCAGAACAAGGTGGGATCAGACCAGTATTAATCGTTCAAAATGATATTGGCAATCGTTATAGTCCAACAGTAATCTGTGCAGCCATTACATCACAAATTAACAAAGCTAAGCTACCAACTCATGTTGAGTTAGCAGCTATAAGATATGATTTAGTGAAAGACTCAGTAATCCTATTAGAGCAGGTTAGAACAATAGATAAAAAAAGACTTAAAGAAAAGGTCTGCCACCTAGAGGATGAAGTAATGGAAAAAGTAAATAAGGGACTTGTCATTAGTTTTGGTGTTAATACATAA
- a CDS encoding MATE family efflux transporter: MEEKNDRHFYKTLVSIAIPIAVQSLITNLLNLIDVFMISSLDTSSIGGVSIANKIFFLLNLFLFGTNSGAAILSSQYFGNKDFLSIRKVLGISLILGIGGSFFISLGAILIPETIITAFAPYEPEMINEGGKYLRIIGFSYMFTAITFSYSFLLRTTHNAKLPMVITAGAILINTFFNWVLIFGKLGAPALGVEGAAIATVVARIVECILLIYFVYKYHLPLAGKLSEIFRFSSAFFRHYIGAVGFVILNEIIWSLGVTGYSFVYGRMGEVVTASMAITQPIEQLSFVVFFGLCNACGVMLGNQLGANEKEKAMEYAKKFLFLVTAAGIITSIAILLSSSFIANLFNVEPLVKKNIINCLFVFSLYLPFKVLNMLIIVGILRSGGDTFASMIIDLVGVWLIGIPMAIFGGLYLKLDIHFVYAMILIEEVFKLILCLFRYYTKKWVKNIVIDRPS, encoded by the coding sequence ATGGAAGAAAAAAATGATCGACATTTTTATAAAACGTTAGTTTCAATAGCCATTCCTATAGCGGTACAAAGCCTAATTACCAATTTATTAAATCTTATTGATGTATTTATGATTAGTTCCTTAGATACTTCATCAATAGGTGGCGTGAGTATTGCTAATAAAATATTTTTTTTGCTGAACTTATTTTTATTTGGTACGAATAGTGGTGCAGCAATACTATCTTCTCAATACTTTGGTAACAAGGATTTTCTAAGTATAAGAAAAGTTTTAGGTATTTCTTTAATTTTAGGAATTGGAGGAAGCTTCTTCATTTCACTTGGGGCAATATTAATACCAGAAACAATAATCACTGCATTCGCGCCTTATGAACCAGAGATGATCAATGAAGGCGGAAAATATTTAAGAATTATTGGCTTTAGTTATATGTTTACTGCCATTACTTTTTCCTATAGTTTTCTTCTTAGAACTACACATAATGCGAAGTTACCAATGGTTATAACAGCCGGGGCAATCTTAATAAACACTTTTTTTAATTGGGTACTCATCTTTGGAAAGCTTGGAGCACCGGCATTAGGAGTCGAAGGTGCTGCAATTGCTACAGTAGTAGCAAGGATAGTTGAATGTATACTTCTCATATACTTTGTATATAAATATCATCTACCATTAGCTGGAAAACTATCAGAAATATTTAGATTTTCTAGTGCTTTTTTTAGACATTACATAGGTGCAGTTGGTTTTGTAATTTTAAATGAGATTATATGGTCATTGGGTGTGACAGGATATTCTTTTGTTTATGGCAGAATGGGTGAAGTAGTTACTGCATCTATGGCGATTACACAACCAATTGAACAGCTATCCTTTGTAGTTTTTTTTGGTTTATGTAACGCTTGCGGAGTTATGCTAGGCAACCAATTGGGTGCAAATGAAAAGGAAAAAGCGATGGAATATGCAAAGAAATTTTTGTTTCTAGTAACAGCAGCAGGTATCATTACTAGCATTGCAATATTGTTATCCTCTTCATTTATTGCAAATTTATTTAACGTTGAACCATTGGTTAAGAAAAACATCATTAACTGCTTATTTGTATTTAGCCTCTACCTGCCATTTAAGGTTCTCAATATGCTCATTATTGTAGGTATTCTTAGAAGTGGTGGAGATACCTTTGCAAGTATGATTATTGATTTAGTTGGAGTATGGTTGATTGGTATACCTATGGCTATATTTGGTGGGTTGTACTTAAAGTTGGATATACATTTTGTTTATGCCATGATACTTATTGAAGAGGTGTTTAAGTTAATTCTTTGCTTGTTTCGATATTATACAAAAAAATGGGTTAAAAATATTGTTATTGATAGACCTTCATAG
- a CDS encoding YebC/PmpR family DNA-binding transcriptional regulator yields the protein MSGHSKFANIKNRKERNDSKRGKIFTKIGREIVVAVKSGGSEPATNTRLREIIAKAKAENMPNDTIQRSIKKASGELGNVIYESIIYEGYGPSGVAVVIECLTDNKNRTAANIRHALSKYGGNLGTTGCVSFIFEKKGQIIIEKDDDVIEDTLMILAIEAGAEDFISEDEGYEIITETDHFAAVYDVLVKEKYPMLSAEITMIPTTTTDLETKEDIDKLQKMLDQLEEDDDVQNVYTNWGNEE from the coding sequence ATGTCTGGACATTCAAAGTTTGCCAATATTAAAAATAGAAAAGAAAGAAATGATTCCAAAAGAGGAAAGATTTTTACTAAGATCGGTAGGGAAATTGTTGTGGCTGTAAAAAGCGGTGGTTCTGAACCAGCAACAAATACTAGGTTAAGAGAGATCATTGCGAAAGCAAAAGCAGAAAATATGCCAAATGATACAATTCAAAGAAGTATTAAAAAAGCATCAGGTGAATTGGGCAATGTAATTTATGAAAGCATTATTTATGAAGGCTATGGTCCAAGTGGAGTTGCAGTTGTTATAGAATGTTTAACGGATAACAAAAACCGAACCGCTGCAAATATTAGACATGCATTATCAAAATATGGTGGTAATTTAGGAACTACCGGGTGTGTATCTTTTATATTCGAAAAAAAAGGACAAATAATTATTGAAAAAGATGATGATGTAATAGAAGATACGCTAATGATTTTAGCTATAGAAGCTGGTGCTGAGGATTTTATTTCAGAGGATGAAGGGTATGAGATTATAACAGAAACTGATCATTTTGCTGCTGTTTATGACGTTCTTGTAAAAGAAAAATATCCAATGTTATCAGCAGAAATAACTATGATTCCGACTACGACAACAGACTTAGAAACGAAGGAAGACATAGATAAACTTCAAAAAATGTTAGATCAGTTAGAAGAAGACGATGATGTTCAGAATGTTTATACCAATTGGGGAAATGAAGAATAA
- a CDS encoding DNA ligase (NAD(+)) LigA: protein MLNKDITTIKELAQKLNLASKAYYLEDQEIMTNFEYDQLYDELLMLENKTGFVLSDSPTQKVGYEVLSSLPKEKHESIMLSLDKTKDAASLKDWIKEQRGILSWKLDGLTIVLTYENGLLTKAVTRGNGLIGEVITNNARVFKNIPTKISFKKRLILRGEAVIKYSDFNKLNELLPVEEQYKNPRNLCSGSVRQLNNEITAKRNVHFFAFQLVQADEVDLEDSKVKQLEWLEQLGFETVEHRVVTKDNIAEQIENFAREIVNNDFGSDGLVLTYDSIEYSNGLGATSKFPKHSIAFKWRDEIKETTLTKIEWSASRTGLINPIAIFEPIELEGTTVSRASVHNLSILEELELGIGDIIEVYKANMIIPQIADNLTRSNNITIPKLCPVCGEACELRQISQVKALYCSNVDCTAKKIKSYAHFVSRDAMNIEGISEATLEKFVSDGLIKTLGDIFRLEDHKQIIVQMEGFGEKSYQNIINSIEKSKKVYLSNFIYALGISNVGLSNAKLLCRSLDNSFVEILKVKTENLLRIEGFGEVIATSVVEFFGNEKNIEMIQDLMKYISFIKEEINNNELILEGKVFVITGSLEKYENRNALKDKIEALGGKVTGSVTSKTDYLINNDVQSTSSKNKTAVQLGVTIINEEDFEKLMS from the coding sequence ATGTTGAATAAAGATATTACCACCATAAAGGAACTAGCACAAAAGCTTAACCTAGCTTCCAAAGCTTATTATTTGGAAGATCAGGAAATTATGACTAACTTTGAATATGATCAATTGTATGATGAGTTATTAATGCTGGAAAACAAAACGGGATTTGTGTTATCAGATTCCCCAACACAGAAGGTTGGATATGAGGTTTTAAGTAGCCTTCCAAAGGAAAAGCATGAGTCAATTATGTTATCATTAGATAAAACCAAGGATGCCGCATCCTTAAAAGATTGGATAAAAGAGCAAAGAGGCATTTTGTCATGGAAATTAGATGGTCTTACTATTGTGTTAACCTATGAGAATGGGTTGTTAACGAAAGCGGTAACAAGAGGTAATGGGTTAATTGGAGAAGTAATTACCAATAACGCCAGAGTTTTTAAGAATATACCAACAAAGATTTCTTTTAAAAAGAGGTTGATTCTTAGAGGTGAAGCAGTTATAAAGTATTCTGATTTTAATAAATTAAATGAACTATTGCCAGTGGAAGAACAATATAAAAATCCAAGAAATTTATGCAGTGGTTCAGTTAGGCAATTAAACAATGAAATAACTGCAAAGAGGAATGTCCATTTTTTTGCTTTTCAACTTGTACAAGCGGACGAAGTGGATTTAGAAGACTCAAAGGTCAAACAACTTGAATGGCTAGAACAATTAGGTTTTGAGACGGTAGAGCATAGAGTTGTAACGAAAGATAACATTGCAGAGCAAATAGAAAACTTTGCAAGAGAAATAGTTAACAATGATTTTGGCTCAGATGGTTTAGTTCTTACTTATGATTCAATAGAGTATTCAAATGGACTAGGCGCAACCTCCAAGTTTCCAAAGCATTCAATTGCATTTAAATGGAGGGATGAGATTAAGGAAACAACTTTAACAAAAATTGAATGGAGCGCATCTCGTACAGGACTGATTAATCCGATTGCGATTTTTGAACCAATTGAGCTTGAAGGAACAACTGTTTCTAGAGCTAGCGTTCATAATCTTAGTATTTTAGAGGAACTTGAGCTTGGAATTGGTGATATTATAGAGGTTTACAAAGCGAATATGATTATACCGCAAATTGCAGATAATCTTACTAGAAGCAACAATATAACCATACCGAAATTATGTCCTGTTTGTGGAGAGGCTTGTGAACTTAGACAAATAAGTCAAGTAAAAGCTCTTTACTGTTCAAATGTTGATTGTACAGCTAAAAAAATCAAAAGTTATGCGCATTTCGTATCAAGAGATGCAATGAACATTGAAGGAATATCAGAAGCAACTCTAGAGAAATTTGTGAGTGATGGATTGATAAAAACATTAGGAGATATATTTAGGCTAGAAGACCATAAGCAGATCATTGTTCAAATGGAAGGCTTTGGAGAAAAGTCTTATCAAAATATTATAAATTCTATTGAAAAATCTAAAAAGGTTTATTTGTCAAATTTTATTTATGCATTAGGTATTTCAAATGTTGGATTAAGCAATGCAAAACTGCTTTGCAGAAGCTTGGATAATAGTTTTGTTGAAATATTAAAGGTAAAAACAGAAAATTTACTGCGGATTGAAGGTTTTGGAGAAGTTATTGCTACTTCTGTTGTTGAGTTTTTTGGAAATGAAAAAAATATTGAGATGATTCAAGATTTAATGAAATATATTTCTTTTATTAAAGAAGAAATAAACAATAATGAGCTCATTTTAGAGGGTAAAGTATTTGTAATTACTGGAAGCCTTGAAAAATATGAAAATAGAAATGCATTAAAAGATAAAATAGAAGCATTAGGTGGGAAAGTTACTGGTAGCGTTACTAGTAAAACAGACTACCTTATTAATAATGATGTTCAGTCAACCTCTTCTAAGAACAAAACGGCAGTACAATTAGGAGTAACAATCATTAATGAAGAGGATTTTGAAAAATTAATGAGTTAA
- a CDS encoding heme ABC transporter ATP-binding protein, producing MSILTVQNVSHDFGGRQILLDASFRLLKGEHVGLVGANGEGKSTFLNIINGKLMPDEGKVEWCKRITTGYLDQHTVLEKGMTIREVLRTAFQHMFDLETEMLGIYEKMAEASEKEIEDMMEDVAEIQHTLEHNGFYIIDSKIESVANGLGLGDVGLDRDVNDLSGGQRTKVLLTKLLLENPMILILDEPTNFLDVEHINWLKNYLINYEDSFILVSHDIPFLNEVVNVIYHVENAELTRYTGNYDDFTRMNDLKKQQNEKAFEKQQKEIQHLETFIAKNKARVATANMAKSRVKKLEKMDIIEKTREKTKPVFKFKEARTPSKYIFEAKGLVIGYSEPLTRPLDIILERGQKVAIRGVNGLGKSTLLKTLLGILKPVDGEVQQGDYLYPGYFEQESSRNNSNTALEEIWNRYPSMTNSEVRGALARCGLTTEHITSQMMVLSGGENAKVRLCKLMLDEANWLVLDEPTNHLDVDAKDALKTALKEFKGSLIIVSHEPDFYEDWVTDIWNVEDWTTKDIF from the coding sequence ATGAGCATATTAACTGTACAAAACGTAAGTCATGATTTTGGAGGCAGACAAATACTTCTAGATGCTTCTTTTAGGTTATTAAAAGGAGAACATGTTGGTTTAGTAGGTGCCAACGGTGAAGGGAAATCAACCTTTTTAAATATTATCAATGGTAAGCTTATGCCTGATGAAGGCAAAGTGGAATGGTGCAAACGTATTACGACGGGATATCTTGACCAACACACTGTGTTGGAAAAGGGCATGACCATAAGAGAAGTATTGCGTACTGCATTTCAACATATGTTTGATCTTGAGACAGAGATGTTAGGAATCTACGAGAAGATGGCTGAGGCCTCAGAAAAAGAGATTGAGGATATGATGGAGGATGTTGCAGAAATTCAACATACGTTAGAACATAACGGCTTTTATATTATTGACTCAAAAATTGAGTCAGTTGCAAATGGACTGGGGTTAGGTGATGTAGGATTAGATAGAGATGTAAATGATTTAAGTGGTGGACAAAGAACCAAAGTTCTATTAACAAAACTATTATTAGAGAATCCTATGATTCTAATTCTAGATGAGCCTACAAACTTTCTAGATGTAGAGCATATCAATTGGTTAAAGAATTATCTGATAAACTATGAAGATAGTTTTATATTGGTTTCTCATGATATTCCATTTTTAAATGAAGTAGTTAATGTAATTTATCATGTTGAGAATGCTGAATTAACTAGATATACTGGCAACTACGATGATTTTACTCGTATGAATGATTTGAAAAAACAACAAAACGAAAAAGCCTTTGAAAAACAACAAAAGGAAATTCAACATCTTGAAACCTTTATTGCTAAAAACAAGGCAAGAGTAGCGACAGCAAATATGGCAAAAAGCCGTGTGAAGAAATTAGAAAAAATGGACATCATTGAAAAGACTAGAGAAAAAACGAAGCCTGTGTTTAAGTTTAAAGAGGCAAGAACACCAAGTAAGTATATATTTGAAGCAAAAGGTCTGGTAATAGGTTACTCTGAACCTTTGACAAGACCGCTAGATATTATTCTTGAAAGAGGACAAAAGGTAGCTATTAGAGGCGTGAATGGATTAGGAAAATCTACGTTGTTAAAGACTCTGTTAGGTATTTTGAAGCCTGTAGACGGAGAAGTTCAACAAGGAGATTACTTATATCCTGGATACTTTGAACAAGAATCTTCTCGAAATAATAGTAATACAGCACTTGAAGAAATATGGAATAGGTACCCTAGCATGACGAATAGTGAAGTAAGAGGTGCATTAGCAAGATGTGGATTAACTACTGAGCATATCACTAGCCAAATGATGGTACTTAGTGGTGGTGAGAATGCAAAGGTAAGGCTTTGTAAGCTTATGTTAGATGAAGCAAATTGGTTAGTATTAGATGAACCAACAAACCATTTAGATGTAGATGCTAAGGATGCATTAAAAACGGCATTAAAAGAATTTAAAGGTTCACTTATTATTGTTAGTCATGAGCCTGATTTTTATGAGGACTGGGTTACAGATATTTGGAATGTGGAAGATTGGACAACAAAAGATATCTTTTAA
- a CDS encoding HAD family hydrolase: MNTILLDLDGTVLPLDMDLFMTIYFAEMEKVFSDLPDHEMVVKNVWAATGAAVKSTEKITNEEAFMNAYGQLIVGDLDEHKRRFEAFYDEGFLKTKKSVIENQWMQKSIILLKEKGYNLVLATNPIFPMKAIHHRIRWAGFEPSDFSYISSFEKNHYCKPQIKYYEEVLSAIGKKPEECMMVGNDVQEDMIVHKLGVKTFLIDEHILHRTDEPIQVDYQGNYEDFYIFVEKLPKLN; this comes from the coding sequence ATGAACACAATTTTATTAGATTTAGACGGAACAGTATTACCACTGGATATGGATTTATTTATGACGATTTATTTTGCTGAGATGGAGAAAGTTTTTAGCGATTTACCTGATCATGAAATGGTCGTTAAAAATGTATGGGCTGCAACGGGTGCAGCTGTTAAGAGTACAGAAAAAATAACAAATGAAGAAGCTTTTATGAATGCATATGGACAATTAATTGTTGGTGATTTAGACGAGCATAAAAGAAGATTTGAAGCATTTTATGATGAAGGTTTTTTGAAAACTAAAAAATCAGTTATTGAAAATCAATGGATGCAAAAAAGCATTATACTACTCAAAGAAAAAGGATATAATTTAGTTCTAGCAACAAATCCTATATTTCCTATGAAGGCTATTCATCATAGAATTAGATGGGCAGGTTTTGAACCAAGTGATTTTTCATATATATCTTCCTTTGAGAAAAATCATTATTGTAAACCTCAAATAAAGTATTATGAAGAGGTTCTGAGTGCAATAGGGAAAAAACCAGAAGAGTGTATGATGGTTGGAAATGATGTTCAAGAAGATATGATTGTACATAAACTTGGCGTTAAGACCTTCTTAATAGATGAACATATTCTTCATAGAACAGATGAACCAATTCAAGTAGATTATCAAGGAAATTATGAGGATTTCTATATATTTGTAGAAAAACTACCGAAGTTAAATTAA
- a CDS encoding 6-phosphofructokinase gives MGRKFMSNCLIAQSGGPTSVINASLSGALEKAMSSEGIKKIYGSINGILGILENNIIDLTSIFENHTDKLEILKNTPGMYLGSCRFKLKDHSSDDSQFKLIFSNFEKYNIKYFFYIGGNDSMDTVLKLSQYAATNNIDIKIIGIPKTIDNDLYGIDHTPGFGSAAKFVATSLLEIAHDTYIYSLNSLTIVEVMGRNAGWLTAASALARNQYNEAPDLIYLPEVPFSKDRFIQDISELHKRKKNVIVAVSEGIRDESGQFISASSCEKDSFGHVHLSGTGRTLENLALDSFNCKVRSIELNVLQRSAMHCASLVDISEATLVGEKAVEYALEGLTGKMVTINRLSNNPYSISINYIDIESVANKERNIPREWINKEGNYVTDEIIDYMRPLIMGEPSIPYSNGLPLYANIKHLLN, from the coding sequence ATGGGGAGGAAATTTATGTCTAATTGTCTAATCGCCCAATCGGGTGGACCAACGTCTGTCATCAATGCATCTTTAAGTGGTGCACTAGAAAAAGCTATGAGTAGTGAAGGTATTAAAAAAATATACGGTTCTATTAACGGCATCTTAGGTATTCTAGAAAACAACATCATCGATTTAACTTCTATTTTCGAAAATCACACAGACAAACTTGAAATTCTTAAAAACACACCTGGTATGTACTTAGGGTCTTGCAGATTCAAATTAAAAGACCATTCTAGCGATGACTCACAATTCAAGCTAATATTTTCCAACTTTGAAAAATACAATATTAAATATTTCTTTTATATCGGTGGTAATGATTCTATGGATACTGTTCTAAAGCTATCTCAATATGCAGCTACAAATAATATTGATATAAAAATTATCGGAATTCCAAAAACCATCGATAACGATTTATATGGTATTGATCACACACCTGGTTTTGGTTCTGCTGCTAAATTTGTGGCAACTTCATTACTCGAAATTGCACATGATACATATATTTATAGTTTAAATAGCCTTACAATAGTTGAAGTTATGGGGAGAAATGCTGGTTGGCTTACAGCCGCCTCTGCTTTGGCTAGAAATCAATACAATGAAGCACCTGATTTAATCTACCTACCAGAGGTACCCTTCTCAAAGGATAGATTTATTCAAGATATTTCCGAACTTCATAAGAGGAAAAAAAATGTTATTGTTGCTGTATCTGAAGGGATCAGAGATGAATCGGGACAATTTATTTCAGCATCCTCCTGTGAAAAGGACTCCTTTGGACATGTACATCTAAGTGGTACCGGAAGAACGTTGGAAAATCTCGCATTAGATTCCTTTAACTGTAAGGTTCGTTCAATCGAACTTAATGTATTACAAAGAAGTGCAATGCATTGCGCTTCCTTAGTTGATATTAGTGAAGCTACACTTGTTGGCGAAAAAGCTGTTGAATATGCTCTGGAAGGTTTGACTGGAAAAATGGTAACGATTAACCGCTTGAGCAATAACCCCTATTCAATTTCAATTAATTATATTGATATTGAATCTGTAGCGAACAAAGAACGAAATATTCCAAGAGAATGGATAAATAAAGAAGGCAATTATGTTACTGATGAGATCATAGACTATATGCGTCCATTAATTATGGGAGAACCTTCAATTCCTTATTCAAATGGTTTACCATTATATGCTAATATTAAACACTTATTAAACTAA